The Thermacetogenium phaeum DSM 12270 genome segment CTCGGCTCCCGGATCGTCGTTCTTGTAACGCATACGCTTGGCGATCTCCTCGCCCTCTGCGTCGAACATCCGGGCCTTGAAATCTTTCATGCTGACATCGATACCGACAAACAGTTTCATCAGTTTCACCCCCTCCCAGGGAGGAATTGTGCAAGATTATGCGGGGTCCCAGGCACCATAACCGGTCAACAGCCTCGCCGGAAACAACGCTTTCCTGTCAGGACCTTATTCTATCCAACCTGCTACCATTGGACAGGATCTTGACAAGTTGCGCAACTTACGTGTCAGGGGTACAGGTTATGGGCTGGGGGTCAGGCTTTCTAAGAGGTCGGACCTCAAGGAGGACAACACCTACCCAGAACATAATCTCACGACTACATTTTGCCTGGAACACCGCCAAAAGTGAATACCCAATTTCCAGTTGTCAAGGAGCATTTTTGATCCAAGCCGGGCTTCTTTTAAGGGCTGGATCAATTGGTGTTACAAAAACTATCTTACGAGGAGGATCTTTGATGGATGTCGTGTTCCCGTACTGTTGTGGTTTGGACGTTCACAAAAACTCTGTCGTTGCCTGCGTTATTACGCCAGATGAAAAGGAAATAAGAACATTTGGTACCATGACCAGAGATCTTTTAAACCTGGCTGACTGGCTTACCAGCAAAGGCTGTACACATGTGGCCATGGAAAGTACCGGGGTTTATTGGAAGCCGATCTATAATATCCTTGAACAGTATCAGCTGGAACTCCTGGTCGTCAACGCCAAGCATATTAAAGCCGTTCCAGGTCGCAAAACCGATGTCAAAGATGCCGAATGGATTGCAGACCTCTTGCGCCACGGTCTTTTGAAAGGAAGCTACATTCCTGACAGAGAACAGCGGGAATTAAGGGAACTGGTCGGTTACCGCAAAAGCCTCGTCGAAGAACGTGCCAGGGAAGTTAACCGTATCCAAAAAACGCTGGAAGGCGCCGGGATTAAACTGTCATCAGTGGCAACAGATGTTGTCGGCGTCTCCGGCAGGGCGATGATCGAAGGTATCATTTCCGGTATCGATGATCCCGCTGTTCTCGCAGACTTTGCACAAAAGAAATTAAAGAAAAAGAAAGAGCAACTGGAGCAAGCCCTGTTTGGATTGGTGGGAAAACACCAGCGATTGCTTTTAGCAGCCCAACTGCGCCATATCGATTATCTTGATCAGGAAATTGCACGCCTTGATCAACAGATCGAGGAGCGGATGCGCCCTTTTGAGGCAGAGCTGGCTCTTTTGGATACTATTCCAGGAGTTGGGAGAAGAACCTCTCAAGTTATTTTAGCCTGTATAGGTGCAGATATGTCACGATTTCCATCCGCAGCTCACCTGTCTTCATGGGCAGGGGTGGCCCCCGGCAATAATGAAAGCGCCGGTAAACGCAAGAGCGGTAAAACAACCAAAGGTAATACGCTGTTACACACTACCTTGATCCAGGCTGCCAGGGCTGCCTCCCGCACTAAAAACACCTACCTTTCCGCTCTGTATCACCGTGTTGCTGCCAGAAGAGGCGCTAACAGGGCTGCTGTTGCTGTTGCTCATTCTATTTTGGTCAGCGTTTATTACATGTTGATTAGAAGAGTGCCTTATCATGATCTCGGCGGTGACTATTTTGAGAAAAGAAATTCTAAAGCGGTTGTCAATCGTGCTGTTAAGCAATTAGAACAATTGGGTTATCGTGTGAGCATCGAGGTTGCATAATCGAGCTCTTAGTTTTATTCGTTTTTAAGTCTCATTATCCCTTTAATGCCTAGGGTCTGCTTGATTATTGCCTTTTTTGTGAAGCTAATTTTCAGGGCAGGTACGCTGAGAACATAATATTCCTTGTATGCATAAACCACGCCGTCAGGAGTTTCAATTCCTCATAGGTACGCTGAGAACTCTGCACATTGGGGGCATAAAGCGACGCCCCCAAAACCGTTTCAATTCCTCATAGGTACGCTGAGAACTTCTGTGTCGAAGTCAGTTCCCCTGAGCAGTCCCTGGTTTCAATTCCTCATAGGTACGCTGAGAACGGAAAGAAAAACATGAGAAGGTTAAGATGCAAAAGTGTTTCAATTCCTCATAGGTACGCTGAGAACTCGAAACGTCGCACGAATCTGTCGCTATCCTTAGAAGTTTCAATTCCTCATAGGTACGCTGAGAACGCATAAATATCCGAGGTGGTGCTTGCCCGCTCATGGCCGTTTCAATTCCTCATAGGTACTCTGAGAACAATGCTGGCAAGGTCGTTCTCGCCTGGGCTATGCAGTGTTTCAATTCCTCATAGGTACGCTGAGAACTGAGTTGATAGAACAAATAAAGAGTATGTATGGGAAGGGTTTCAATTCCTCATAGGTACGCTGAGAACTATGCCAGTTTAGGCGAAACGGTATATCACAGATAGTTTCAATTCCTCATAGGTACGCTGAGAACATTTATCATCTTATTGCGGAATGCAATTATGGCACAAGTTTCAATTCCTCATAGGTACGCTGAGAACGGTTGTAATGAGAGCCGGGGAATTGAGGCACCGGGGTTTCAATTCCTCATAGGTACGCTGAGAACCCATCCCCCCCGCGCGGAAGGCGAAGCCGCTGCGTTGGTTTCAATTCCTCATAGGTACGCTGAGAACATTGCCCTGGCGCTGAAGCTGAGCGTGAAAGATGGAGAGTTTCAATTCCTCATAGGTACGCTGAGAACCCGTAGGGATGTGGCTCGGCAGATACAAGAACACTCGTTTCAATTCCTCATAGGTACGCTGAGAACTTCAATTTGGCGATTGGGAGTTTTGGGATGATGAAGAGTTTCAATTCCTCATAGGTACGCTGAGAACCCCCTAAAACTCTATTCAACGTAGTGAGCAAACCTGTTTCAATTCCTCATAGGTACGCTGAGAACGGTGCACACTGCCACTGTAATCGTTGGCATTGTTGGTTTCAATTCCTCATAGGTACGCTGAGAACGCGGTGTACGAGCGTCATCTCTTTGTTAGCCTGGGTTTCAATTCCTCATAGGTACGCTGAGAACCAAGTTTTTCTCCCGCTTCACCAGCTGGCCGCCCAGGGTTTCAATTCCTCATAGGTACGCTGAGAACCCCCAGCTTTTGGTCGGGCACGAATGCTTGACCATGTTTCAATTCCTCATAGGTACGCTGAGAACGTGCGGACTTCCTCACCATTAACCGTATCCCAGCTCGCGTGTTTCAATTCCTCATAGGTACGCTGAGAACTTTCAAGAATCTCCATTGCCGCCGCTATGTCGGTGGAGGTTTCAATTCCTCATAGGTACGCTGAGAACGCGGTTTTTGCTTCATTATATACGCATTTTGGCCGGGGTTTCAATTCCTCATAGGTACGCTGAGAACGCGGTGTACGAGCGTCATCTCTTTGTTAGCCTGGGTTTCAATTCCTCATAGGTACGCTGAGAACGACTGGAAGAGGGGGAGCCTAAACAGGCTCTCCCTTAGTTTCAATTCCTCATAGGTACGCTGAGAACGACTGGAAGAGGGGGAGCCTAAACAGGCTCTCCCTTAGTTTCAATTCCTCATAGGTACGCTGAGAACGCGAATAATAATCATGGAACTTACCTCTTTGCTTCAGTTTCAATTCCTCATAGGTACGCTGAGAACCTATACCGGTCGCAATAGCCTTAGCAGCCTTGTCCTGCGTTTCAATTCCTCATAGGTACGCTGAAAACGGATACCTGGTCACCGGCGCCGGCAGTTTCTTTCCTAGAGTTTCAATTCCTCATAGGTACGCTGAAAACAGGAATATCCCGTGTTGCGTCTCCGCCGATGTAAATGGTTTCAATTCCTCATAGGTACGCTGAAAACGCAAATGCTTGAAAGGATTTTTCCGGTGGTGCGTGTTTCAATTCCTCATAGGTACGCTGAAAACGGTGAGAATACTTCGCTACCTACACCAACAAGGTATCGTTTCAATTCCTCATAGGTACGCTGAAAACCCGTCAGGATAAAGATACAAATTACCGCTTGTTATCCTGAGTTTCAATTCCTCATAGGTACGCTGAAAACGTCAGGATGTATGGAACAATGCACAAGCAGTATATGTGTTTCAATTCCTCATAGGTACGCTGAAAACGATAGTTTCCTCGGGGAGTGCCTTCCCGCAATGCGGGGTTTCAATTCCTCATAGGTACGCTGAAAACTTCTCGGCTGGCAGGCTGATTTAGAGGAGGTGTTCTAAGTTTCAATTCCTCATACCGGAGTTCGACAGTCCATAGACAAACAGAAGGCCGGAAGCCGCATGGGACACAGAATTCAGTGAATATGTTTTTAAAGGTGTGTTACTAGGCGTTTTTCTTAGCTGTGGGGTTAATGGAGAAGAGAAGTGGCGGTTCTTTGACGGCTAACGCCTTGAATATCTGCTTCTGAGCAGGGGTGGTTTCGGTCCGCTGCCGTACCTGACCGGCTGTTCCGCTGAACTCTCCCAGCTGCATTCTCTGCAGGGTGGCCCTGAGGCTGCACCAGGTTTGCCCCGTTCTGTTCTCGGCAATCCTGATCAGCAAGAGCGCCAGCCAGCAGAGGAGCACATGGGAGCGGATGCGGTCTTCCAGGCGGTGGTAGACCGGGCGCAGCTCCAACCGGGACTTAAGGGTACGAAAGGCGTCTTCCACCAGCAGCAGCTGTTTGTAGCCCAGGGCGACATCTTCGGCGGAGAGGGTGTCGTCCGAGGTGCGCAGCAGGTATTTGCCGTCGAGTTTTTCTTCTTCCCTGATCTTGGCCCGGTCGATCTTCGGCAGGCTGCGGGAGTCCAGCTTCAGGTAGCGGCCGTAGACCGGATGGGCCATGAGTTCGCAGACTGCTTTGGCATGTGTCTTAATATGGGGAAGCTGTTCCTCCAGTTCCTTGATAATTTTTTCCCGCCTGGCTTTGTCC includes the following:
- a CDS encoding IS110 family RNA-guided transposase, translated to MDVVFPYCCGLDVHKNSVVACVITPDEKEIRTFGTMTRDLLNLADWLTSKGCTHVAMESTGVYWKPIYNILEQYQLELLVVNAKHIKAVPGRKTDVKDAEWIADLLRHGLLKGSYIPDREQRELRELVGYRKSLVEERAREVNRIQKTLEGAGIKLSSVATDVVGVSGRAMIEGIISGIDDPAVLADFAQKKLKKKKEQLEQALFGLVGKHQRLLLAAQLRHIDYLDQEIARLDQQIEERMRPFEAELALLDTIPGVGRRTSQVILACIGADMSRFPSAAHLSSWAGVAPGNNESAGKRKSGKTTKGNTLLHTTLIQAARAASRTKNTYLSALYHRVAARRGANRAAVAVAHSILVSVYYMLIRRVPYHDLGGDYFEKRNSKAVVNRAVKQLEQLGYRVSIEVA